GAAACGTGAGGTTCTCGTTTCTTCTTTGCGCCATTCTTTTTATGAGTGAGACCAGAGATTCAAACATATGCAACCGCCATATCAGAAACCGGCACACCGGATAATTTGTGACATGCCGCCCGGTACAACTCTGCCGGACTTATTTTCGGCACAAGAGCCGTCACTTTTCGATAAACCGATGGCATCTTCCGCTCCATATGTCTTACCTTCCGGAATAGTTCGGGGCTTCCTGGGTAATATGGACCGAGTGGGGATGACTTTCATGAATACCGGCGGCCGAAACATGTACAAACTTTGCCTTCTGAAGCTCACCGATATTGCGGGCGCCGCAATAGCCCATGGCGGCTTTCAGTCCACCGGACATCTGGTAAACAACTTCCGAAAGATACCCCTTGTAAGGCACACGCCCCTCTATGCCCTCTGGAACCAGCTTTTTCACATCATCTTCGACATCCTGGAAGTAGCGGTCCTTGCTGCCCTGGGACATCGCGCTGAGACTTCCCATGCCGCGATAGGACTTGAACTTCCGGGATTCATATATGATGGTTTCACCGGGACTTTCATCAACTCCAGCAAATAGTGAACCGATCATCACAGCGGTAGCTCCGCCGGCCAGGGCTTTCGGTATATCGCCGGTTTGTTTGATGCCGCCATCGGCGATGAGACCGATACCGGCCTTACGGGTGTATTCGGCCACTTCCATTACCGCAGTCAACTGAGGCACCCCGACACCGGTCACAATTCTTGTAGTACAGATAGAGCCCGGCCCCACCCCTACTTTCACCACATCGGCACCGGCCTGATGCAATGCCCTGGCCGCTTCCGATGTCGCTATGTTTCCTGCGATGAGAAAAAGTTCGGGATTCTCGGATTTAATGGATTTGACGGTATCAATCACACCATAGGAATGCCCATGGGCCGTGTCTACTGTTATAATATCCACTCCGGCCGTAACCAGGGCAGAAGCTCTTTCGAGGGTGTCTGCGGCTATGCCGACCGCCGCACCAACCCGAAGCCGGCCAAAGGAATCCTTGCAGGCATTCGGAAAATTCTTCTTCTTCTCAATATCCTTGAAGGTGATTAACCCGACCAGGGTCCCCGATTTATTTACTATGGGCAGCTTTTCAATTTTGTATTCCTGAAGCAGCTTTTCGGCCTCCTCAAGGGTAGTACCCTCTTTTGCCGTGACCAGCTTTTCACTGGTCATGATGTCGCCCAGCTTTTTTGATGCGTCCGACTCAAAACGAAGATCCCGGTTGGTCACGATGCCTTTCAGCTTTCGATTGTCATCGACGATGGGGATACCGCCAATTTTTTGCCGTTTCATCAGATTGCGGGCTTCCAGTACGGTGGCATCCTTGCCGAGGGTTACCGGATCCACGATCATCCCGCTCTCGCTGCGCTTGACGAGCCGCACCTGCTCCGCCTGTTTTTCAATGGACATGTT
The Balneolales bacterium ANBcel1 DNA segment above includes these coding regions:
- the guaB gene encoding IMP dehydrogenase, yielding MRSDSLSDKITRQGLTYDDVLLVPGYSKTLPRDADTSVELVPGLRLNVPIMAAAMDTVSEYRLAIALAREGGIAMLHKNMSIEKQAEQVRLVKRSESGMIVDPVTLGKDATVLEARNLMKRQKIGGIPIVDDNRKLKGIVTNRDLRFESDASKKLGDIMTSEKLVTAKEGTTLEEAEKLLQEYKIEKLPIVNKSGTLVGLITFKDIEKKKNFPNACKDSFGRLRVGAAVGIAADTLERASALVTAGVDIITVDTAHGHSYGVIDTVKSIKSENPELFLIAGNIATSEAARALHQAGADVVKVGVGPGSICTTRIVTGVGVPQLTAVMEVAEYTRKAGIGLIADGGIKQTGDIPKALAGGATAVMIGSLFAGVDESPGETIIYESRKFKSYRGMGSLSAMSQGSKDRYFQDVEDDVKKLVPEGIEGRVPYKGYLSEVVYQMSGGLKAAMGYCGARNIGELQKAKFVHVSAAGIHESHPHSVHITQEAPNYSGR